One window of the Arthrobacter sp. D5-1 genome contains the following:
- a CDS encoding fumarylacetoacetate hydrolase family protein: protein MTQPNYALIRFQEPGESKPKVGLVVGERVLPLDGDINSLIQHWDTTESELDALAASAGDETGLALSGVDVLAPVEPMQVLQTGANYRKHVIDLAVAHREAGQDAEEVRTKTAAMMDQRAGQGTPYFFIGLPTAIASATDDLTLPSYSKSHDWELELAAVIGRTAFRVTPEEALDYVYGYTMVNDITTREYVFRKDMPAIGSDWYRAKNAPGFLPTGPLLVPAKFFGDPQDVQVTLKLNGKAMQDESTQDMIFGVAKLVSEASQTMPLKPGDLVLTGSPAGNGQHWGRLLQNGDVMEGTITGLGTQLIHCKDEQ from the coding sequence ATGACGCAGCCAAACTACGCACTGATCCGCTTTCAGGAGCCCGGAGAGAGCAAACCCAAAGTCGGTCTTGTGGTGGGAGAACGTGTCCTCCCCCTGGACGGCGACATCAACTCGCTCATCCAGCACTGGGACACCACCGAAAGCGAACTGGACGCCTTGGCTGCCTCAGCGGGCGACGAAACAGGCCTGGCGTTGTCCGGCGTTGATGTCCTTGCTCCCGTGGAACCCATGCAAGTGCTGCAAACAGGGGCCAACTACCGCAAGCACGTGATCGACCTCGCTGTAGCCCACCGCGAAGCCGGCCAGGATGCCGAGGAGGTTCGCACCAAGACCGCCGCCATGATGGATCAGCGCGCCGGTCAGGGCACACCGTACTTCTTCATCGGGCTTCCGACGGCGATCGCGTCGGCCACAGATGATCTCACCCTGCCGTCCTACAGCAAGTCCCACGACTGGGAGCTGGAACTGGCAGCAGTCATCGGCAGGACCGCGTTCCGCGTCACTCCCGAGGAAGCCCTGGACTACGTGTACGGCTACACCATGGTCAATGACATCACCACCCGCGAGTACGTCTTCCGCAAGGACATGCCCGCCATCGGTTCGGACTGGTACCGCGCCAAGAACGCACCGGGGTTCCTGCCCACCGGTCCCCTGCTGGTACCGGCCAAGTTTTTCGGTGACCCGCAGGACGTCCAGGTCACATTGAAGCTCAACGGCAAAGCCATGCAGGACGAGTCCACCCAGGACATGATCTTCGGCGTTGCCAAACTCGTGAGCGAAGCCTCCCAAACGATGCCGCTGAAGCCAGGCGACCTGGTGCTGACAGGCAGCCCTGCCGGTAATGGCCAGCACTGGGGACGGCTCCTGCAGAACGGGGACGTCATGGAAGGCACCATCACCGGGCTGGGCACCCAGCTCATCCACTGCAAGGACGAACAGTGA
- a CDS encoding iron ABC transporter permease, whose protein sequence is MTDTAKRPVMTVPTAVAGTPVPAPPTGHGARQGARRLAGPVLVAAAGMVVLVLLSALHLTQGTADVGPLQLLGLVTGGGTDQDTAVLVASRIPRLFAGLLVGVALGVAGAALQSATRNVLASPDTLAVNAGAHFAIVAVAAFGLTLPALLSGGIAFIGGLAAAMLVLALSGGGANGNGGPIRLVLAGTALALGLHSSTSALLLLFSQETTGLYAWGQGSLAQSRTDELIQFTPVILLAIAGLFLLARRMDLLGLGDDASRLAGADPRLARVGAVVLAVVLSAAAITIAGPIGFVGLCAPAIVRLLASRLRGLGRHRALLPISGVAGAVVVIGADVLVRGLFGAQAGVEVPTGAVTTVFGAVFLVALAMRMSDAGLSVAGDALARLRSRRFFLTVLIGLLVLLTGLLVAGALLGDAKLLLGDLVNWLTGQSGNRVSAVLGTRVPRVLAAVLAGAALALAGALIQAVSRNSLAEPGILGVSGGGGLAAIIVITTVPTAGSWVITGSALGGAALSALLVFGLAFRGGLQQNRLVLIGIGVSAGLAAMITVLLVSTDPFNQTKALTWLSGSTYGRNFASVLPPLLALLVSLPVLAGMRRDLDLIAVDDDSPRVLGIGLSGSRLLLLSVAVLLTAGAVSSVGVIAFVGLVAPHAARTLVGARHSRVLPAAALIGAGTVVFADVIGRTAIAPAQIPAGIMTALVGAPYFVYLLWRSRVDRNV, encoded by the coding sequence ATGACCGACACTGCGAAGAGGCCCGTCATGACCGTACCCACGGCCGTGGCGGGTACTCCCGTCCCCGCACCGCCCACCGGACACGGCGCCCGGCAAGGAGCCCGGCGTCTTGCCGGACCGGTCCTTGTGGCTGCGGCCGGGATGGTTGTCCTGGTGTTGTTGTCGGCGCTCCACCTCACGCAAGGAACGGCCGACGTCGGCCCGTTGCAGTTGCTGGGGCTGGTCACCGGTGGCGGAACTGACCAGGACACCGCAGTGTTGGTCGCCTCGCGCATACCGCGGCTTTTCGCCGGCCTGTTGGTCGGCGTCGCGTTGGGGGTGGCCGGTGCAGCCCTGCAGTCGGCCACCCGCAACGTTCTTGCTTCCCCGGACACGCTGGCGGTCAACGCCGGAGCCCACTTTGCCATCGTGGCAGTTGCCGCCTTCGGGCTGACGCTGCCGGCGCTGCTGTCGGGCGGTATTGCCTTTATCGGCGGTCTGGCTGCGGCGATGCTGGTTCTGGCATTGTCCGGCGGGGGAGCCAACGGCAACGGCGGTCCCATCCGTTTGGTGTTGGCCGGCACGGCGCTGGCCCTCGGCCTGCATTCGTCCACCAGCGCGCTGTTGCTGTTGTTCAGCCAGGAAACCACCGGTCTCTACGCCTGGGGGCAGGGCAGCCTTGCCCAGTCACGCACCGATGAACTGATCCAGTTCACACCGGTCATTCTTCTGGCCATTGCAGGCTTGTTCCTCCTCGCCCGCAGGATGGATTTGCTCGGTCTGGGCGACGACGCCTCCCGGCTGGCAGGTGCGGATCCGCGCCTGGCCCGGGTCGGCGCCGTCGTACTTGCCGTCGTCCTGTCCGCAGCGGCAATAACGATCGCCGGTCCGATTGGCTTCGTGGGTCTCTGTGCCCCGGCCATTGTTCGGCTGCTGGCCTCCCGGCTCCGCGGCCTTGGCCGACACCGGGCGTTGCTGCCAATCTCCGGTGTGGCCGGTGCAGTGGTGGTCATCGGGGCCGACGTTCTTGTCCGTGGCCTCTTCGGTGCCCAAGCCGGCGTCGAAGTTCCCACCGGTGCAGTCACTACGGTCTTCGGCGCCGTTTTCCTGGTGGCACTGGCCATGCGGATGTCCGACGCCGGCTTGAGTGTTGCAGGCGACGCTTTGGCGCGGCTGCGTTCACGCCGGTTCTTCCTCACGGTATTGATCGGGCTGCTGGTGCTGCTCACGGGCTTGCTGGTGGCGGGCGCGTTGCTGGGCGATGCGAAACTCTTGCTCGGTGATCTGGTCAATTGGCTCACGGGCCAGTCCGGAAACCGTGTCAGTGCCGTGCTGGGTACCCGCGTGCCGCGGGTCCTGGCAGCAGTTCTTGCCGGAGCTGCCCTGGCTCTTGCCGGTGCGCTCATCCAGGCAGTCTCCCGGAACTCCTTGGCCGAGCCTGGGATTCTGGGAGTCTCCGGTGGCGGCGGACTGGCGGCAATCATCGTCATCACCACGGTCCCCACCGCGGGCTCGTGGGTCATCACCGGCTCTGCGCTGGGCGGCGCGGCATTGTCCGCGCTGCTGGTCTTCGGCCTCGCCTTCCGCGGAGGGCTGCAGCAGAACCGCCTGGTATTGATAGGCATTGGTGTCTCCGCGGGATTGGCCGCGATGATTACAGTCCTCCTGGTGAGTACGGACCCGTTCAACCAGACCAAGGCGCTGACGTGGTTGTCCGGCTCCACGTATGGCCGTAATTTCGCGTCGGTCCTGCCTCCCCTCCTTGCTTTGCTGGTCTCGCTGCCTGTGCTGGCGGGAATGCGGCGGGATCTGGACCTTATTGCGGTAGATGATGATTCTCCCCGTGTGCTGGGCATCGGGCTGTCCGGATCACGCCTGCTCCTGTTGTCGGTCGCAGTGCTCTTGACAGCGGGTGCTGTCTCATCGGTGGGCGTGATCGCATTTGTTGGTTTGGTGGCCCCCCACGCAGCCCGGACCCTGGTGGGGGCGCGGCATTCCCGCGTCCTTCCCGCAGCCGCCCTTATTGGGGCCGGCACGGTGGTGTTCGCAGACGTGATTGGCAGGACTGCCATAGCACCCGCACAGATCCCCGCGGGAATCATGACGGCCTTGGTGGGAGCGCCGTACTTCGTCTATCTGCTGTGGCGGTCCCGGGTGGACCGAAACGTCTGA
- a CDS encoding pyridoxamine 5'-phosphate oxidase family protein, giving the protein MTEEQDIKKVTDIINDSRIGMLTTINEDGALVSRPLAVQDVKDDGDMWFFTGLDTSQVAHVRQDARVNVSFGKNTEWVSVAGTAEVVTDRRKIRELWNQVVEAWYPDGPDTPEVCLLHVDSDSAEYWTSPGGTAATVLQWVKSKVTNSRFSVGESGTVEL; this is encoded by the coding sequence ATGACTGAAGAGCAGGACATCAAGAAGGTCACGGACATCATCAACGACTCCAGGATCGGAATGCTGACCACCATCAACGAAGACGGCGCGCTGGTCAGCCGTCCGCTCGCCGTACAAGACGTCAAGGACGACGGCGACATGTGGTTCTTTACGGGACTGGACACCTCGCAGGTCGCGCATGTCCGGCAGGATGCCCGGGTGAACGTGTCCTTCGGCAAGAACACGGAGTGGGTTTCAGTAGCGGGTACGGCTGAAGTTGTTACGGATCGCCGGAAAATCCGCGAACTGTGGAACCAAGTGGTGGAAGCCTGGTACCCGGATGGACCGGATACTCCGGAAGTGTGCCTGCTGCACGTCGATTCGGACTCGGCTGAATACTGGACCAGTCCGGGTGGAACAGCCGCTACGGTACTTCAGTGGGTCAAGTCCAAGGTCACCAACTCCCGGTTCAGCGTCGGCGAGAGCGGAACAGTGGAACTCTGA
- a CDS encoding TraR/DksA C4-type zinc finger protein, which translates to MDDAERFKVLLTEERDRKMKLVEALRSDITSVSLARQDSNVDDEHDPEGSTIAFELSQAEALLEQSRAGLEEINAALERIVEGSYGRCQVCGADIPEARLEARPWTPFCVEHASSRRR; encoded by the coding sequence GTGGATGACGCAGAGCGGTTCAAGGTCCTCCTTACGGAGGAACGGGACCGAAAAATGAAGCTGGTGGAAGCACTGCGCAGCGACATCACCTCGGTGAGCCTCGCACGGCAGGACTCCAATGTGGATGACGAACATGATCCCGAGGGCAGCACCATCGCGTTTGAGCTTTCGCAGGCTGAAGCCCTCTTGGAGCAAAGCCGCGCAGGCCTGGAGGAGATCAATGCTGCCCTGGAGCGGATTGTCGAGGGCAGCTACGGGAGGTGCCAGGTGTGCGGCGCGGACATTCCGGAGGCCAGGCTCGAGGCCCGGCCGTGGACGCCCTTCTGCGTGGAGCACGCCTCCAGCCGGCGCCGGTGA
- a CDS encoding fumarylacetoacetate hydrolase family protein: MVKIARWNYDGGTREGFVDDDNCLALSEGRTVQHLLQAGLEETLSIAAETRRTVRPVALRDVQLLAPLLPGTIRDFVAFEEHVEGVRKSIDGVAGVVAEWYEAPTFYFTNPHTVTGTGEVIGIPAGCSELDFETEVAAVVGHVPGSEGRNLSAPDAHRHIFGYTILNDWSARDLQRREMKVSLGPCKGKDFANTLGPWIVTADEFEHLHDEQGFLPLAMAVEVNGEAIGGDLLSNMGWPFAELVAYASQDSVVRPGDVLGSGTGGSGCLAELWGRNGARTPPPLKTGDSVGMRVDGIGSILNTVGERREAVTRVPARNRPGTKDGGGRKVRETVTNH, translated from the coding sequence ATGGTCAAGATTGCCCGCTGGAACTACGACGGCGGTACTCGGGAAGGGTTCGTCGACGACGACAACTGCCTTGCGCTGTCCGAGGGACGCACCGTCCAGCACCTCCTGCAGGCCGGTCTGGAAGAGACTCTGTCCATCGCCGCGGAAACGCGCCGGACCGTACGTCCTGTTGCCTTGCGGGACGTGCAGTTGCTGGCCCCGCTGCTACCGGGCACCATCAGGGATTTTGTTGCCTTCGAGGAGCATGTTGAGGGGGTTCGCAAGAGCATCGACGGTGTGGCAGGCGTAGTGGCCGAATGGTACGAAGCGCCGACGTTCTATTTCACGAATCCTCATACGGTGACCGGCACCGGCGAGGTGATCGGCATTCCTGCGGGTTGCAGCGAGCTGGACTTCGAGACCGAAGTCGCGGCCGTCGTCGGACACGTACCAGGCAGTGAGGGCAGGAACCTGTCCGCCCCGGACGCGCACCGCCACATCTTCGGTTACACCATTCTCAACGATTGGTCGGCGCGTGACCTTCAAAGGCGGGAGATGAAGGTCAGCCTTGGCCCCTGTAAAGGAAAGGACTTCGCCAATACCCTGGGGCCCTGGATCGTGACCGCTGATGAGTTCGAGCACCTGCACGACGAGCAGGGTTTTCTCCCCCTGGCCATGGCGGTGGAGGTCAACGGTGAGGCCATTGGCGGGGACCTCCTGTCCAACATGGGCTGGCCCTTCGCTGAGCTCGTGGCCTATGCCTCCCAGGACTCGGTGGTCCGGCCAGGCGACGTCCTGGGTTCAGGAACCGGCGGCAGCGGCTGCCTGGCCGAACTCTGGGGCCGGAACGGCGCCAGGACTCCCCCGCCTTTGAAGACAGGGGATTCCGTGGGAATGAGGGTGGATGGCATCGGCTCGATTCTCAACACTGTTGGTGAACGGCGCGAAGCCGTCACCCGGGTTCCTGCCCGCAACCGGCCAGGTACCAAAGACGGCGGTGGCCGGAAAGTGCGGGAAACTGTCACTAACCACTAA
- a CDS encoding VOC family protein, translating into METPLSHLAHLEITAPDVDASARFYEEKFGMRIIDRVEGNVYLRCWGDYYRYSLVITEGPEASLGRMAWRTNSRAALEAAAARVEATGVQGTWTAGGHGFGKAYEFTGPYGHHMRLFYDVEKFVAEPGFESTYPDRPERRSSHAAAPRFLDHVTVAASDVRGFAQWYNEALGFRVMAFVDLDEAPITVFSVLTTNEKSHDLGVVLDTSQRAGRVNHIAFWVDATEDLLRTADVMMEHGTPMEYGPSIHGVGEQNFLYFRDPSGLRVELNSGGYRNYVPDWDANTWKPSEGSNNFYKNGAMPHSMTESFPPAEGFTATEEGASAEMKEALLNPYAKQGRG; encoded by the coding sequence GTGGAAACTCCCCTCTCCCATCTTGCCCACCTCGAGATCACCGCTCCGGACGTCGACGCCTCGGCACGGTTCTACGAGGAGAAGTTCGGCATGCGCATCATCGACCGCGTGGAGGGCAATGTCTACCTTCGCTGCTGGGGCGATTACTACCGCTACAGCCTGGTCATCACTGAAGGCCCCGAGGCATCCCTGGGCCGGATGGCGTGGCGCACCAACTCCCGGGCCGCACTCGAAGCCGCCGCAGCCCGTGTTGAAGCAACCGGCGTGCAGGGCACGTGGACTGCGGGTGGTCACGGCTTTGGCAAGGCCTATGAGTTCACCGGTCCCTACGGCCACCACATGCGCCTGTTTTACGACGTAGAGAAGTTCGTTGCAGAGCCCGGCTTCGAATCCACCTACCCGGACCGTCCCGAGCGCCGCAGCAGCCACGCAGCCGCTCCACGCTTCCTGGACCACGTCACGGTGGCTGCCTCCGACGTCCGGGGGTTCGCCCAGTGGTACAACGAAGCGCTGGGGTTCCGCGTCATGGCCTTCGTGGACCTGGATGAAGCACCCATCACGGTCTTCTCAGTCCTGACCACCAACGAGAAGTCCCACGACCTCGGAGTGGTCCTGGACACCTCCCAGCGCGCCGGGCGCGTCAACCACATCGCCTTCTGGGTGGACGCCACCGAAGACCTGCTCCGCACTGCAGACGTCATGATGGAACACGGCACCCCCATGGAATACGGACCCTCCATCCACGGCGTGGGCGAGCAGAACTTCCTGTACTTCCGCGACCCCTCAGGTCTCCGCGTCGAGCTCAACTCCGGCGGATACCGCAACTACGTCCCGGACTGGGACGCCAACACCTGGAAGCCTTCTGAAGGATCCAACAACTTCTACAAGAACGGCGCCATGCCGCACTCCATGACCGAATCCTTCCCGCCGGCCGAAGGCTTCACCGCAACGGAAGAAGGTGCTTCCGCTGAAATGAAGGAAGCACTCCTGAACCCCTACGCAAAGCAGGGCCGCGGCTAA
- a CDS encoding cyclase family protein, translated as MTTDAVNVSLIQRKDPLASIAAAARQFNNWGRWGEGDVLGTLNFIDAAKRVEAAALVTTGEAFSLSQPFDTNGPQKGWRRRTNPVHTMTDTGVDAERGNQGFPHGFGGADDVIAMPLQCSTQWDGLGHIFDRGKAWNGRAAGDVVTSEGDLVTGIETAAAKIVTRGVLLDVGRALGAELGRTDGELPDGFAITPEHLERTIERQGPSSPVRRGDIVVIRTGQYTRVRRDGWGDYAGGSAPGLSFSTAEWLHTSEIAGIATDTWGFEVRPNEFEGAFQPLHQIAIPNLGLFLGEMWDPDALAHACAADGRYDFMLTAAPLPITGAVGSPVNPIAVR; from the coding sequence GTGACCACCGATGCCGTGAACGTTTCCCTGATCCAGCGGAAAGATCCGCTGGCCAGTATCGCCGCCGCGGCCAGGCAGTTCAACAACTGGGGCCGCTGGGGCGAAGGCGACGTGCTCGGCACCCTGAACTTCATTGATGCGGCCAAGCGCGTGGAGGCCGCTGCGTTGGTCACCACCGGCGAGGCCTTTTCCCTGTCCCAGCCCTTCGACACCAACGGCCCCCAGAAGGGGTGGCGTCGCCGGACCAATCCCGTGCACACAATGACGGACACCGGTGTGGATGCCGAGCGGGGCAACCAAGGGTTCCCCCACGGCTTCGGGGGCGCCGATGACGTCATTGCCATGCCTTTGCAGTGCTCCACGCAATGGGATGGGCTGGGCCATATTTTTGATCGCGGCAAGGCTTGGAACGGGCGTGCAGCCGGAGATGTGGTCACCTCCGAGGGCGACCTCGTCACCGGGATCGAAACCGCCGCGGCGAAGATCGTCACCCGCGGCGTGCTGCTGGACGTCGGCCGCGCACTCGGCGCGGAGCTGGGGCGCACCGATGGTGAACTGCCCGACGGTTTCGCGATCACCCCCGAACACCTGGAACGCACCATTGAACGTCAGGGTCCCAGCTCCCCTGTTCGCCGGGGCGACATCGTGGTGATCCGAACGGGTCAGTACACACGGGTCCGGCGCGACGGGTGGGGCGATTACGCCGGCGGGTCCGCACCGGGCCTGTCCTTCAGCACCGCGGAATGGCTGCATACCTCGGAAATTGCCGGTATCGCCACAGATACCTGGGGCTTCGAGGTCCGGCCCAATGAGTTTGAAGGCGCGTTCCAGCCCTTGCACCAGATCGCCATTCCCAACCTTGGTTTGTTCCTCGGGGAAATGTGGGATCCTGACGCACTGGCTCACGCGTGCGCCGCCGACGGCAGGTATGACTTCATGCTCACTGCGGCCCCACTCCCCATCACCGGGGCTGTGGGCTCGCCGGTCAATCCCATCGCGGTCCGCTGA
- a CDS encoding amidohydrolase family protein, with translation MNTLATDHQSVIDVHAHVLIPALQQAVAEGDPEGFAALQALEALRNGPESMATSGAMIKERWQQLTDLTRRLKDMDAQGVDVQLVSPSPSHFYYFARAELALALAKQANAAVRELIDRAPDRLNGLGLVPLQHPHLMVEALEHAVTECGLAGVEIGSFAGTPEAAERTTVELSDPRLESFWSRAEELGALVFLHPFGCSLDERLDRFYLANTVSQPAENAVALSHLIFSGVLDRYPDLRILAAHGGGYLPTTIGRSDHAWKVRPEARQCAEPPSSYLRRIFFDSLVHHPRELRALIEAAGPTQVMLGSDYPFDMGSDHPVAEVHAAGLSDADITRVLAGNAGRLGITSAAAPAARPTV, from the coding sequence ATGAACACCCTTGCCACAGACCACCAATCCGTCATCGATGTCCACGCGCACGTCCTCATTCCGGCACTCCAACAAGCAGTGGCGGAAGGTGACCCGGAGGGATTCGCGGCCCTCCAGGCCCTGGAAGCCCTGAGAAACGGTCCTGAATCCATGGCCACCTCAGGCGCCATGATCAAGGAGCGGTGGCAACAGCTCACTGACCTCACCCGACGCCTGAAAGACATGGACGCCCAAGGCGTGGATGTCCAACTCGTCTCCCCGTCACCCTCGCACTTCTATTACTTTGCCCGTGCGGAGCTCGCACTGGCGTTGGCCAAGCAGGCGAATGCGGCAGTCCGTGAGCTCATCGACAGGGCTCCGGACCGGCTGAACGGACTCGGGCTCGTTCCTTTGCAGCATCCCCATCTCATGGTCGAAGCGCTGGAGCACGCCGTGACGGAATGCGGTTTGGCTGGTGTGGAGATCGGATCATTCGCCGGCACGCCCGAGGCTGCGGAGCGCACCACCGTGGAGCTGTCGGATCCCCGGTTGGAGTCCTTTTGGAGCCGGGCGGAGGAATTGGGTGCCCTGGTCTTCCTGCATCCGTTCGGCTGTTCCCTGGACGAGCGTCTAGACCGGTTTTACCTGGCCAACACCGTGTCCCAGCCGGCCGAGAACGCTGTGGCCCTGTCCCACCTCATCTTCAGCGGGGTCCTGGACCGGTACCCGGACCTGCGGATCCTCGCCGCCCATGGCGGGGGTTACCTTCCCACCACGATCGGCCGTTCGGACCATGCCTGGAAGGTCCGGCCCGAGGCGCGGCAGTGCGCCGAACCGCCGTCGTCCTATCTTCGGCGGATCTTCTTCGATTCGCTGGTCCACCATCCCCGCGAACTCAGGGCGCTCATCGAAGCTGCCGGGCCCACCCAAGTGATGCTCGGCTCTGACTACCCCTTTGACATGGGCTCGGACCACCCTGTTGCGGAGGTTCATGCCGCCGGCCTCTCCGACGCCGATATCACCCGGGTACTTGCCGGCAACGCCGGCCGTCTCGGTATCACCTCCGCGGCAGCCCCCGCCGCCCGCCCCACCGTCTAA
- a CDS encoding MFS transporter, with translation MTLFGGMVFYALIVHLPYVITSLGVQDAALIGGAAAIASLATAAGAISFRFLAKLGTRKLLAGAFGLAAVGLCVVSVAGSVPVAVLGAVIASAGTGVLLPTLLTWAVNGLDFSQRGRGTGIWTGTLFIGQFLTPIVLGATAAALGNLGLALGALGLACALALLAVLIRGPRLVPVSH, from the coding sequence GTGACACTGTTTGGCGGCATGGTGTTCTACGCGTTGATAGTCCACCTGCCCTACGTCATCACAAGTTTGGGCGTCCAGGATGCCGCCCTCATTGGTGGTGCGGCTGCGATCGCTTCGCTTGCAACGGCAGCAGGGGCAATCTCCTTCCGTTTCCTGGCCAAACTGGGCACCCGAAAACTGTTGGCAGGCGCTTTCGGCCTCGCCGCCGTCGGGCTCTGCGTTGTTTCCGTGGCGGGCAGCGTTCCGGTGGCTGTCCTTGGGGCAGTGATCGCCAGTGCGGGCACGGGTGTTTTGTTGCCGACGCTGCTGACGTGGGCGGTCAACGGGCTGGACTTCTCCCAGCGCGGCCGGGGCACCGGTATCTGGACCGGAACCTTGTTCATCGGCCAGTTCCTGACGCCTATAGTCCTGGGCGCGACAGCCGCTGCTCTGGGCAACCTGGGCCTTGCGCTCGGGGCGCTGGGCCTGGCCTGCGCGCTGGCGTTGCTGGCTGTGCTGATTCGTGGGCCGCGGCTGGTACCTGTCAGCCACTGA
- a CDS encoding MFS transporter: MSIIDPTALESRRPVSTREAGKAQAALLVAGSCMPVLGAVLLAPVLPTLNQVFADTAGVAILVPLVLTLPALFVALFSPLAGYVADRMGRQQLLIYAMLAYALFGTAPLWLDTLESIAASRIGVGIAEAAIMTCCTTLITDYYAGQQRNKYLGLQTMVSALAATAFFALGGALGSISWRTPFWLYAVSAVLAVPMIFKLWEPAKSQATGLAAKQPVPWR; encoded by the coding sequence ATGAGCATCATTGATCCCACTGCGCTCGAGTCGCGCCGTCCGGTCTCCACCCGGGAAGCGGGCAAGGCGCAAGCTGCACTTCTTGTGGCCGGAAGCTGTATGCCGGTCCTGGGCGCCGTTTTGCTGGCACCTGTCCTGCCCACCCTGAACCAGGTTTTCGCGGACACGGCGGGTGTCGCAATTCTTGTGCCGCTGGTCCTGACGCTTCCAGCGTTGTTCGTGGCATTGTTTTCGCCCTTGGCGGGTTACGTCGCTGACAGGATGGGCCGTCAGCAGTTGTTGATCTACGCCATGCTGGCCTACGCACTTTTTGGCACGGCACCGCTATGGCTGGACACCCTTGAGTCCATTGCCGCATCAAGGATCGGCGTAGGTATTGCAGAGGCAGCCATCATGACGTGCTGCACAACCCTGATCACCGACTACTATGCGGGGCAGCAACGGAACAAATACCTGGGCCTCCAAACCATGGTGAGCGCACTTGCTGCGACGGCATTCTTTGCGCTGGGTGGCGCCTTGGGCAGTATCAGCTGGCGGACGCCCTTCTGGCTGTACGCAGTCAGCGCCGTCCTGGCGGTCCCCATGATCTTCAAGCTCTGGGAACCAGCCAAGAGCCAAGCCACGGGCCTGGCAGCGAAACAGCCGGTGCCCTGGCGTTAG
- a CDS encoding FAD-dependent monooxygenase has translation MAAVKRVGIVGAGAAGLTAAILLADAGIEVEVLEKAAEPQTLGSGITLQGNALRILRNLGVWDQVQAQGYAFSTLGLRAPDPAGTVIAVLEDIRTGGDDLPATLGMYRPDLTAILRDRAQQAGARISYGKTVTDIADDGGTVTVRTADGSSASYDLLIGADGLHSAVRTAIGIDVEPKPTGMGIWRAFVERPEDVVRTDLTYGGPCFIAGYCPTGPDTIYAYLVEKAQERRHEDGPQVMAELAAAYGGPWNEIRDNLDHSARINYTWFTSHLVEGPWNRGSTVIIGDAAHSCPPTVAQGAAMALEDAAVLAELLISADHLTETLWKEFTDRRLERATAVVQASVQLGQWMLDGVRDADVPGLMNSLSTMLKEPA, from the coding sequence ATGGCAGCAGTAAAGAGGGTCGGAATCGTCGGAGCGGGAGCCGCGGGGCTTACTGCCGCCATCCTCCTGGCCGATGCAGGTATCGAGGTGGAGGTCCTGGAGAAGGCCGCGGAACCGCAAACCCTGGGCTCAGGGATAACGCTCCAAGGCAACGCCCTGCGAATCCTCCGCAACCTGGGAGTCTGGGATCAGGTGCAAGCACAAGGGTACGCTTTCAGCACCCTTGGCCTGCGCGCCCCCGACCCCGCCGGCACAGTCATCGCAGTCCTGGAGGACATCCGGACCGGTGGCGACGATCTTCCGGCAACGCTCGGAATGTACCGGCCGGACTTGACCGCCATCCTCCGGGACCGGGCCCAACAAGCAGGCGCCCGCATCAGCTATGGCAAAACCGTCACCGACATAGCTGACGACGGCGGCACCGTCACGGTCCGCACGGCCGATGGTTCCAGTGCCTCCTATGATCTCCTCATAGGCGCTGACGGGCTCCATTCCGCAGTCCGCACAGCGATCGGCATCGACGTCGAGCCCAAACCCACCGGCATGGGCATTTGGCGCGCCTTCGTCGAACGGCCCGAAGACGTAGTCCGGACCGATCTCACCTACGGTGGCCCATGCTTCATTGCCGGCTATTGCCCCACCGGACCGGACACCATTTACGCCTACCTCGTGGAAAAGGCGCAGGAACGCAGGCACGAAGACGGCCCACAGGTCATGGCAGAACTTGCTGCGGCCTACGGTGGCCCGTGGAACGAAATCAGGGACAACCTGGACCACAGCGCCCGCATCAATTACACGTGGTTCACCTCGCACTTGGTGGAAGGCCCGTGGAATCGCGGGAGCACCGTCATCATCGGGGACGCCGCCCACAGCTGCCCCCCGACGGTCGCCCAAGGGGCCGCCATGGCCTTGGAGGATGCGGCAGTGCTTGCGGAACTCCTGATCTCCGCCGACCACCTCACCGAGACCTTATGGAAAGAGTTCACGGATCGACGCTTGGAGCGGGCGACAGCCGTGGTACAGGCATCGGTCCAGTTGGGGCAGTGGATGCTGGACGGCGTCCGGGACGCCGATGTGCCCGGACTGATGAATTCCCTGTCAACCATGCTGAAGGAACCTGCATGA